In Leisingera methylohalidivorans DSM 14336, a single genomic region encodes these proteins:
- a CDS encoding NCS1 family nucleobase:cation symporter-1: MADITSGYTAQGATASQQVDLSGIDPELYNEDQLPTTAEQRTWDWLAIAALWVGMVVCIPTYLLASYLIGSGMSWDQAVMTILAANAIVLIPMVLVGHAGTKYGIPFPVLLRSSFGPTGAKIPAVARGIVACGWFGIQTWVGGSAIFVILNTLTGGALAGDALPILGISAGEFICFLAFWALHLYFIANGTESIRWLETYAAPFLLAMGLALLGWAYVNAGGFGEMLSTPSAFDPGQPKEGQFWSVFWPSLTGMIGFWATLALNIPDFTRHARSQKDQLLGQLVGLPIPMALFAFIASAVTSATVVIFGEAIWDPIKLSEKMGGFSVIIALFALIVATLTTNLAANVVAPAHGFANLAPSKINLKRGGYITAGIGIAMFPWVLVNHIVGWLIAYSALLGPIAGVMLADYYLLRKTKLEVAELFKLNGIYSGKNGTNWAGVWALVIGILPNLPGFLAGVGITAGTSDFFATVYTYAWFVGLFVAGAAYLLLAKVLNK, encoded by the coding sequence ATGGCTGATATAACAAGCGGTTATACCGCGCAGGGCGCCACGGCGTCACAGCAGGTAGACCTGAGCGGGATTGATCCCGAATTGTACAACGAAGACCAGCTGCCCACCACGGCAGAGCAGCGCACCTGGGACTGGCTGGCAATCGCTGCCCTCTGGGTCGGCATGGTGGTCTGCATTCCGACGTACCTCCTGGCCTCCTACCTGATCGGCTCGGGGATGAGCTGGGATCAGGCGGTGATGACCATTCTAGCCGCCAATGCCATCGTGCTGATCCCGATGGTGCTGGTGGGCCATGCCGGCACCAAATACGGCATCCCTTTTCCAGTGCTGCTGCGCTCTTCCTTTGGCCCCACCGGCGCCAAGATCCCGGCCGTGGCCCGCGGCATCGTCGCCTGCGGCTGGTTCGGCATCCAGACCTGGGTCGGCGGCTCGGCGATCTTCGTGATCCTGAACACGCTGACCGGCGGTGCGCTGGCCGGTGACGCGCTGCCGATCCTCGGTATCAGCGCGGGCGAGTTCATCTGTTTCCTCGCCTTCTGGGCGCTGCATCTCTACTTCATCGCGAACGGCACCGAGTCGATCCGCTGGCTGGAGACCTACGCTGCGCCGTTTTTGCTGGCGATGGGGCTGGCGCTGCTGGGCTGGGCCTATGTCAACGCCGGCGGCTTCGGCGAGATGCTCTCCACCCCCAGCGCCTTTGATCCGGGCCAACCCAAGGAAGGCCAGTTCTGGTCTGTGTTCTGGCCCAGCCTGACCGGCATGATCGGTTTCTGGGCAACCCTGGCGCTGAACATCCCCGACTTCACCCGCCATGCCCGCAGCCAGAAAGACCAGCTGCTGGGCCAGCTGGTGGGCCTGCCGATCCCGATGGCACTGTTTGCCTTTATCGCCTCTGCCGTGACCTCGGCCACCGTGGTGATCTTTGGCGAAGCGATCTGGGATCCGATCAAGCTGTCCGAGAAGATGGGCGGGTTTTCAGTGATCATCGCGCTGTTCGCGCTGATCGTGGCGACGCTGACCACCAACCTGGCGGCCAATGTGGTGGCGCCGGCACACGGTTTTGCCAACCTCGCGCCCAGCAAGATCAACCTCAAACGCGGCGGCTACATCACCGCGGGCATCGGGATCGCCATGTTCCCCTGGGTGCTGGTCAACCACATCGTCGGCTGGCTGATCGCCTATTCGGCGCTGCTGGGGCCGATCGCGGGCGTGATGCTGGCGGATTACTACCTGCTGCGCAAGACCAAGCTGGAGGTGGCTGAGCTGTTCAAGCTGAACGGCATCTATTCCGGCAAGAACGGCACCAACTGGGCCGGTGTCTGGGCGCTGGTGATCGGCATCCTGCCGAACCTGCCGGGCTTCCTGGCCGGAGTTGGCATCACTGCCGGCACCTCGGACTTCTTCGCCACGGTCTATACCTACGCATGGTTCGTAGGCCTGTTTGTAGCTGGAGCGGCCTATCTGCTGCTGGCAAAAGTGCTGAACAAGTGA
- the hydA gene encoding dihydropyrimidinase — protein MTSRTVIKGGTIVAADRSYAADVAIEDGKIVQIGANLNGDKVLDAEGCYVMPGGIDPHVHLEMPFMGTHSADDFESGTRAGLAGGTTMVVDFCLPSPGQSMLDALEAWHTKSKRACADYSFHMAVTWWSEQVFNEMQQVVDLGINSFKHFMAYKGALMVDDDELFDSFRRCAALGALPMVHAENGDVVATMQQKLLADGIRGPEGHGLSRPPEVEGEATNRAIMIADMAGVPLYVVHTSCEQAHEAIRRARQKGMRVFGEPLIQHLVLDDSEYRNPNWDHAAQRVMSPPFRDKSHQDSLWAGLQAGSLQVVATDHCAFSVEQKRFGIDDFTKIPNGTGGLEDRMPVLWTEGVGTGRLTPNEFVAVTSTNIAKILNIYPQKGAIVEGSDADLVVWDPKKSKVISPDTQQSVVDYNVFAGREVTGLPRYTLSRGEVAVEDGTVCATPGHGRFVERAPFPEVNKALSKWKELTAPRQVQRSAENMPACV, from the coding sequence ATGACGAGCAGAACCGTAATCAAGGGCGGCACAATCGTCGCCGCCGACCGCAGCTATGCTGCCGATGTCGCCATCGAGGACGGCAAAATCGTGCAGATCGGCGCCAATCTGAACGGCGACAAGGTGCTGGACGCCGAAGGCTGCTATGTCATGCCGGGCGGCATCGACCCGCATGTGCATCTGGAAATGCCCTTCATGGGCACCCATTCCGCCGATGACTTCGAAAGCGGCACCCGTGCCGGCCTCGCGGGCGGCACCACGATGGTGGTGGACTTCTGCCTGCCCAGCCCCGGCCAGTCGATGCTGGATGCGCTGGAGGCCTGGCACACGAAATCCAAACGCGCCTGCGCCGACTATTCCTTCCACATGGCGGTGACCTGGTGGAGCGAGCAAGTCTTCAATGAAATGCAGCAGGTGGTGGATCTCGGCATCAACTCCTTCAAGCATTTCATGGCCTACAAGGGCGCCCTGATGGTGGACGATGACGAGCTGTTTGACAGTTTCCGCCGCTGCGCCGCCCTTGGCGCGCTGCCGATGGTGCATGCGGAAAACGGCGATGTGGTCGCCACCATGCAGCAGAAACTGCTGGCCGACGGCATCCGCGGCCCCGAGGGCCACGGCCTGTCCCGCCCGCCAGAGGTTGAGGGCGAAGCCACCAACCGCGCCATCATGATTGCCGACATGGCAGGCGTGCCGCTCTATGTGGTGCATACCTCCTGCGAGCAGGCGCATGAGGCGATCCGCCGGGCGCGTCAGAAGGGCATGCGCGTCTTTGGTGAACCGCTGATCCAGCATCTGGTGCTGGACGACAGCGAATACCGCAACCCCAACTGGGACCACGCCGCGCAGCGGGTGATGTCTCCGCCGTTCCGCGACAAATCCCATCAGGACAGCCTCTGGGCCGGCCTTCAGGCAGGATCCTTGCAGGTGGTGGCCACCGACCACTGCGCCTTCTCGGTGGAGCAGAAACGTTTCGGCATCGATGATTTCACCAAGATCCCCAACGGCACCGGCGGTCTGGAAGACCGGATGCCGGTCCTGTGGACCGAGGGTGTGGGCACCGGCCGCCTGACGCCGAACGAATTTGTCGCTGTCACCTCCACCAACATTGCCAAGATCCTCAACATCTACCCGCAGAAGGGTGCGATCGTAGAAGGCTCTGATGCTGATCTGGTGGTCTGGGATCCCAAGAAATCCAAGGTGATCTCGCCCGATACCCAACAGTCGGTGGTCGATTACAACGTCTTCGCAGGCCGGGAAGTGACCGGCTTGCCGCGCTACACCCTCAGCCGCGGCGAAGTGGCGGTGGAGGATGGCACGGTCTGCGCCACGCCTGGGCATGGGCGCTTTGTTGAACGCGCGCCTTTCCCAGAAGTGAACAAAGCGCTGTCGAAATGGAAGGAGCTTACCGCACCACGTCAGGTGCAGCGCTCGGCGGAGAACATGCCCGCCTGCGTCTGA
- a CDS encoding cupin domain-containing protein, with the protein MPNHHEGGVVCNAIDIDEVESSRLNPGLGEDIRDLRKSKGLTLGKLAELTGLSTGFISQIERGQNRPSVTALFKISRALGVSVSWFFNASSSGDRKSAIVRSGDRRSIAYSDGIKDELLTPTLGGGLELLSCAFAPGSGVGTVYSHQGEEAGVVISGTLDLWVGDTRYRLNAGDSFGFDSATPHRYRNPSNEKTVVIWAIAPSGF; encoded by the coding sequence ATGCCCAACCATCACGAAGGCGGCGTCGTCTGCAACGCCATCGACATAGACGAGGTGGAGAGTTCGCGTCTCAATCCGGGGCTGGGCGAAGATATCCGCGATCTGCGTAAGTCGAAGGGGCTGACGCTCGGAAAGCTCGCAGAACTCACCGGCCTGTCGACCGGCTTCATCAGCCAGATCGAGCGCGGCCAAAACCGGCCCTCTGTCACCGCGCTTTTCAAGATAAGCCGGGCACTGGGCGTATCGGTCAGCTGGTTCTTCAATGCCTCCTCCAGCGGGGACCGGAAGTCGGCAATCGTGCGGTCAGGCGATCGCAGGTCCATCGCGTATAGCGACGGTATCAAGGATGAACTTCTTACCCCGACCCTGGGTGGCGGATTAGAGCTGCTCTCCTGTGCCTTCGCTCCCGGCAGCGGTGTCGGGACCGTCTATTCCCATCAGGGCGAAGAGGCCGGGGTTGTGATCAGCGGCACGCTTGATCTCTGGGTGGGGGACACCCGGTACCGGCTCAATGCCGGCGACAGCTTTGGCTTCGACAGCGCCACGCCGCACCGTTACC
- a CDS encoding Zn-dependent hydrolase, producing MKDVQSNARINGSRLWDSLMEMALVGPGLRGGCNRQTLTDADKEGRDLFKRWCEEAGMTVGVDSMGNMFARLEGAEPDLDPVMMGSHLDTQPTGGKYDGVLGVLAGLEVVRSIRDQGITPRRPIVVVNWTNEEGTRFAPAMLSSGVFAGVHTQDWAYAREDAEGKTFGEELARIGYVGDESVGSRKMHAMFELHIEQGPILEAEGKDIGVVTHGQGLNWLQVTLTGQEAHTGSTPMPMRRNAGLGAARITDLVHEIAMSHQPDAVGAVGHCDYYPNSRNIVPGKVVFTIDFRSPSFDTQEDMERRLREGAAKIAEELELGLEIEQVGHFDPVTFDENCVSAVRRAAEKLGYSHRNIISGAGHDACWINKVAPTAMVMCPCVDGLSHNEDEEISREWAAAGTDVLLHAVLETAEIVE from the coding sequence ATGAAAGACGTGCAAAGCAACGCCCGCATCAACGGCAGCCGCCTGTGGGATTCGCTGATGGAAATGGCACTGGTCGGCCCCGGCCTGCGCGGTGGCTGCAACCGCCAGACGCTGACCGACGCCGACAAGGAAGGCCGCGACCTGTTCAAGCGCTGGTGCGAAGAGGCCGGCATGACCGTCGGCGTCGACAGCATGGGCAATATGTTTGCCCGCCTTGAAGGCGCCGAGCCGGATCTGGATCCGGTGATGATGGGCAGCCATCTCGACACCCAGCCGACGGGCGGAAAATACGACGGCGTGCTGGGCGTGCTGGCGGGGCTGGAGGTCGTGCGCTCGATCCGCGATCAGGGGATCACCCCGCGCCGCCCGATCGTGGTGGTGAACTGGACCAACGAGGAAGGCACCCGGTTTGCGCCCGCCATGCTGTCCTCCGGCGTCTTTGCCGGTGTGCATACGCAGGACTGGGCCTATGCGCGCGAGGATGCGGAAGGCAAGACATTCGGCGAAGAACTGGCCCGCATCGGTTACGTGGGCGACGAATCGGTGGGCAGCCGCAAGATGCACGCAATGTTCGAGCTGCACATTGAGCAGGGCCCGATTCTGGAAGCCGAGGGCAAGGACATCGGCGTGGTCACTCACGGCCAGGGCCTGAACTGGCTGCAGGTGACGCTGACGGGGCAGGAGGCGCACACCGGCTCCACCCCGATGCCGATGCGCCGCAACGCCGGTCTGGGGGCTGCGCGGATCACCGATCTGGTGCATGAAATCGCGATGAGCCATCAGCCCGACGCCGTCGGCGCCGTCGGTCACTGCGACTACTACCCGAACAGCCGCAACATCGTGCCGGGCAAGGTGGTCTTCACCATCGACTTCCGCTCGCCCAGCTTCGACACCCAAGAAGACATGGAGCGCCGCCTGCGCGAGGGGGCTGCCAAAATCGCCGAGGAACTGGAACTGGGCCTCGAGATCGAGCAGGTCGGCCATTTCGACCCCGTCACCTTTGACGAAAACTGCGTCTCTGCTGTGCGCCGTGCGGCGGAGAAACTGGGCTACTCGCACCGCAACATCATCTCCGGCGCAGGCCATGACGCCTGCTGGATCAACAAGGTGGCACCAACCGCCATGGTGATGTGCCCCTGCGTTGATGGCCTCAGCCATAACGAGGACGAGGAAATCAGCCGCGAATGGGCCGCAGCGGGCACCGATGTGCTGTTGCACGCCGTGCTGGAAACCGCTGAAATCGTGGAGTGA